The DNA sequence CCGTCATCGGTTCCTGGAACACCATCGACAGCCGGTCGCCGCGCAAAACCGCCGGGGCCTTGCCACCTTCGAAGGACATTTCATCGGCCCGCACCACAGCACCGGGGGGTGAGATCCCCATCAATGCCATCGCCGTCATCGATTTTCCCGACCCGCTTTCTCCAACCAGCGCCAGCGTTTCACCCCGCGCCACGTTGAGGTCGATGCCGTGCACGATCTCGTTGCCTGCAATGGCAACAGTCAGACTACGTAGCGTCAGCAGGGCGCTCATCGCTTGCTCCCCTGAATATCGCGCAATCCGTCGCCCAAAAGATTAATGGAGAGCGCCATCACGAACAGGCAGAGGCCCGGCAGGGTAATAAGCCAAGGATTGAAGAACATGAAGTTCTTGCCTTCAGACAGCATCAGCCCCCAGGATGGCAACGGTGCCTGCACCCCGAGACCGAGAAAGGACAGCGCTGCTTCGATCAGCACCGCATTGGCCATCTCGACCGTCGCCACCACGATCAGCGAAGCGCGAATATTGGGCAGGATCTCACGGACCATGACATGCATGTGCGTGGTGCCCATCGCGCGAGCGGCAGAGACATATTCGGCATTGCGCAGTTGCTGTGTGGCAGTACGGGCGACCACGGCAAACTGATCCCAGAGCAGCAGACCGATGACCAGCAGGACAACGGTCAGCGATCCGCCGACCACCGCGACGATAGCCAGCGCCACCAGAACCACGGGCAGCGACAGCCGCGTGGTGATCACGGCATTGATGCAGGTGTCCACCCACCCTCCAAAATATCCTGCCGCGACCCCAAGCGAAATACCGATGAAGCCAGAGATAAGCACAGCCCCGAAACCGATGACGAGCGATATCTGCGTGCCGTAGATCAGACGGCTGAGGTAATCACGGCCCAGCTGGTCAGTGCCAAGCCAATGGCCGGGGCTGGTACCCTCCTGCCAGAATGGCGGTTTCAGCCGATCGCTCAGCGATTGCAGAAACGGGTCATGAGGAGCCAGCAGCGGCGCGAAGATTGCAATCAGCACCAGCAGCAGAAGCACACCTCCACCGATTGTAAAGCCGCCGTGGCGAAAGATCGAAAATGGGCGTGGTGCCTTTGAAAGTGTGGCAGGATCTGACATCAGGCATGCTCCCGGATGCGAGGGTCAAGTGCTGCGTTGAGCAGATCGGCAAACAGCGTGAGCAGGATATAGACCAGTGAAATGAACAGCACGATTGCCTGTATCACCGGCATGTCCGAGCGGCTCATCGACTGCCAGGCAAGATAGCCGACGCCCTGGATCGCAAAGACCGATTCCACGATGATCGACCCGCCCAGCATGAAACCGAACTGCACCGCGGTCAGGGAGATCACCGGCAGGATGGCATTGCGCAGGGCGTAACGGAACAGGATCTTGCGTTTGGAAAGCCCCATGGCACGGGCGGTTCGGATATAATCAGCTTCCAGTACCTCGATCATGCCGGCCCGGATCAGCCGCATCAGTGCCGGCATGGCAAAAGATCCCAATGTGATTGCAGGCAGCACGAAATGCGCCAGCGTGGCGGAGCCCGATATCGGCAGCCAGCCCAGCTTGACCCCGAAAAACAGGATCAACAGCAGACCGGCCCAGAAATTCGGCACCGCCTGCCCCACCACTGCCAGGGTCAACGCCAGCCGGTCGAGCCACGAGTTCGGGCGCAAGGCCGCCAGCACGCCAAGCGGCACCGCCAGCGCAAGGGCAAAGCCTATGGACAGGAAGGCCAGCAGCGCGGTTGCCGGTATCCGTTCGGTGATCAGCTTGGAAACCGGTTCGCCCGAGAGATAGGAATTGCCCAGATCGCCCCGCAAAACTCCGGTCAGATAGTCGCCATATTGAACGATCAACGGCTGGTCGAAACCGTATTGCACCCGGATCGCTGCCAGGTCCTCATCGGTCGCGCTGTCGCCCGCCACGCCTGCGGCCGGATCCACGGCGACATGGCTCAGCAAAAAGCAGATAATGGAAATAGCAAAGACCACGAAAAGGGCCAGCGCACAGCGTCTTAGTATCAGTCTGGCCATCAAGCTGGTCCGTCATACTTGGCGCCACGGTGGGCGTGGCGTTGAAAGTCGTCACTGCAGGCGGGACGTGCCCGCCTGCAGATCAGTTGTTGTCCGTCAGTTCGCCCAGGAGGCCAGGAAGAACCGCGGCAGTTCGTCGACATTGGGCGTGAACTCAAGCCCCGTCGTATAGGCATAGCCCATCACGATTGTGTGCATCGGCACCCAGTATGCCTTCTCGGTGATCTCCTTGATAGCTTCGGAATAGGCAGCTTTCCGGTCGTCCTCGTTCACCGAGCTTCCGGCCTTGGCAACCAGGTCCATAACGGCCTGATCGCGCGCACCATCATTGGTGCTGCCGTTGAAGAAGTTGCCGAGGGATGCGGAGGCGTCGGCGATCGAGAACGAGCCCCAGTCACCATACCAGATGTCCACGTCACCCTCGCGCCAGGCTGAGAAGGACGCACGCGCCTGAACCATTTCGAGATCGGCCTCGATGCCGACAGCAGCAAGATAGCTCTGCACTGCCTCGGCCCGCGAACGGTCACGGTAGCTCGACATCTTGACCTTAAAGCCGTCCGCATATCCCGCTTCGGCGAGCAGGGCCTTGGCCTTTTCCGGGTCGTAGTCATAGGTCACCGCCGCCGAGGTGTCGCAGCCGAACTGCATCGGATAGCAGGGCACGTTGATGACTTCGCCGTCACCACCCACAAGGTTGGCAACGATGGCATCGCGGTCGATGGCATGGTTGATTGCCTGACGGACCTTCAGATCAGCCATCGGGCTGTCGGGATTGGCGCGCTTGGCCGCATCCATGCCAATCATTGCGATCCGCATCGTCGATCCCAGTTCGGCCGTGACATTTGGCAGGCCGCCCAGCTGTGCTACCTGATCCTGTGGCACATTCCAGATCCAGTCGACATTGCCGCCGATGACTTCGGCGATCCGCGTTGCGGTATCGGGGATGATCCGCACGTTCAGCTTTTCGATGGCCGGGGTGCCCTTGCCGCCGTCGGCATAGTAGCCGTCATAGGCTTCCAGGGTGAACTGGCCGCTGTCGCCCGAAACATATTTGTAAGGGCCGGTGCCGATGGGAGCCTGAGCAAATTCCTGCAGACCAACCTTCTGGGCATAGTCGGAAGGGTAGATCGGCAGGGAGCCTGCAATGAACTCCATCGCTGCCGGGAAAGGTGTCTTGGACACGATCCGCACGGTCATGGGATCGACTGCCTCGACCTTGTCGATCCAGTTGACCGAGGCCTGGCTGCGTGCGCCGGTTTCGGGATCGGCATAGGTGCTCAGGGTCCAGACCACGTCCTCTGCGTCGAAGGCAGACCCGTCATGGAACGTGACCCCTTCGCGCAGCTTGAATTCCCATGTCAGGTCATCAATACGGGTCCACGAGGTTGCCAGAAGCGGTTCGTATTTGAAGGTTTCCGGATTGCGATAGACCAGCATGTCGAACAGGTGCCGGGTCATCATCACACCGTCGCGCGCGGTGGAGATATAGCCGTCGAAGCCCGGGGGCTCTTCACCGATGCCGATGGTCAGGCTGTTGTCGGAAGGACCTGCCAGCACACTGCCCGCAGAAAGCACAAGCGCGGCAGCTGCCGTGATGAGCTGGTTTCGTTTTTGAATTAGGTTCATTTTATTCCCCTTGTGGTTGGTCTTGGTTGACAGGTTCATGCGCTCGCCGGCCTTCGCCGGGAGCTGGAATAATTCAGCGACGCAAGATCCATGGTCACGCGCCCGGGGGCCGCGACGAGGATGATCTCGCTTGCCATTTTCTCGTAGGCACCGCGAAAATGGACGGAGCTTTTGACGCACAGGATTGGCAGCTCTGCAGGGTCGAGGCCGAGATGATGGATCAGCGCAGGTTCCGATGCCTGCATGCGCCTTCCCGCCACGATAACCCGCACGCCCGCTTGCTCGAGCAACGCCACTGGCCCCATCTCGATGCTGGCGCCTGCATACATCGGTCCGACACCGGTAAACTGCCCGTCACCCACGGCGACAACACGCCAGGGCCCCGGGACAGGAGCACCGCTTTCGGGATCGGTTCGGCCACCGACGCTGATATCCAGAACCGCATCAACGCCGGCATCGACTGCCGCCTTCGCTGCTTCGCCATCAGCGATATGCACCAGAAGTGCGCCCTCGGCTTTCGCCTCGATCAATGCGTGCAGCAGACCGGTGGTGTCATTGCTGCCTCCGCCGCCCGGATTGTCCTGAACGTCGGCGATGACAACCGGATGTTTGTCGATCTGCATCGCTTGCTCAACGCCCTGCGCTGCCGTGCAGAGGTGGGCATGGAATTGCGGCTCAGCCTGCGTCCATTGCTGCAATGTCTCGTTCGCAGCCGCATCGGCGGCATCCTGACTTTCGGCATAGATGGCGAGAGCCGGACCTGCATCCGGCACATCTGCAAGCGGAAAGCCGAGAGTAATCATTGTATCGACATCAGTCCGGGCCTCGGCCGCGCGGTAAAGCCCTTCGACGGGAGACGAGCCGGTGCCCTGCGCCACCAGCGGCAGCAGATAGGCCATCTGCCGGAACGCCTTGGCTGGACGTGGTGCGCCCTTGGCCAACTCCAGCAACCGCTTCATTGCGCGCGCACCCGTGTCGGCCATGTCGATGTGAGGATAGGTCAGATAGGCAAACATCTGGTCTGCGGCGGCGACCATGCGCGCAGACAGGTTGGTGTGCAGATCAAGCGCCACGACGATGGGCAGGTCTGGGCCCACCAGAGTCCGTAGCCTGCCCAGAAGCGCGCCTTCGGCATCGTCGTCCTCCGTTGTCGCCATGGCGCCGTGGAGTTCCAGAAACAGGCCGTCCACCGGCAGCTGATCCTGCAGCCGTCCGGCGATCTCGTCAGCCAGCGCCTCGAAGGCTGCATGGCGCACCCGGCCCGACGGCAGGGCCATGGTCCACAGCAGTGGTACCGCCGTGATGTCAGTATGTTTGAGAACTCGCAAGGCACCTGCCATGGGAACCGAAGTGCCCGCCAGCGCCGCCTCGATCTCGTCGCCGCGGCTTTGCTTCGGCCAGCCGCCGGGCGCGAGAAAATCTTCAGCCTCGGTCAGGCCCGGCGCGAATGTGTTGGTCTCATGCTGAAGGCCGGCGAGTGCTATCCTCATGCGGCAGGTTCCAGTACGGGATGATGCCACTGTCTGCTTGCCTCGAAGGCTTGCGATGCCCGCAGCACAAGATCGTCGCGGAAGGGAGCGGCAACGATCTGCAGCCCGATGGGCAACCCCGGAACCTGGTTGCTGTCCGATCCGGTCAGACCGCAAGGGATTGATGCGGCAGGCTGATGGGTCATGTTGAATGCAAAGGTATAGGGCGACCAGATGCGCCCTTCGATCTGGAACCAGTGTTCGTCCTGCGGCTGCGGCCCGGTTCCCAGTGGGAAAGGGGCGACTGCCACGGTGGGCGTCAGCAGTATATCGTAAGTTTCATGGAAGGCCTTCATCCGGGACACCAGCGTTTCGCGGTGGCGCATCGCGGCGATCAGATCGTCAGCACTGTAAGCCTTGGCCTGATCGAGAACCCGCGCCACCAGTTCGTCCATCTTTTCGCGCGCGTTCCCTGCCCCGCTGGCGCGGTAGCTGGCTGCACGATTGCAGATGCGCAGGCAGTTGTAGGCTTCGAACAGGCCGGAAAAGTCCGGGTCCACCAGTTCGACCTCGGCCCCCATATCGGCAAAGGTTCTCGCTGCGGCATCTGTGGCGGCCCGCACATCCGCATCGGGATCCACCAGTCCCAGACCGGGGCTATAGGCGATGCGCAGACCTGCCACGCCGGCTTTCGGATCGGCCGCAAGGACTGCATCCTGGCGAGGCAGTCCATAGGGATCGCGCACATCCGGCCCGGCCAGCACCCGCAGCAACAGCGTGGTATCCTCGACCGTCCAGCCCATTGGCCCGGTGTGGCCCAGAATACCTGCCGAACTGGGCGGCCAGTTGGCGATCATGCCGAAGGTTGGCTTGATGCCATAGACGCCGCCGAAGCTGGCAGGCATCCGGATCGACCCCGAGGCATCGTTGCCGATGGCCAGCGTGCCGACCCCTGCTGCCAGATGCGCAGCCGCCCCCATGGAGGAGCCAGAACAACCATACGAAAGGTTCCAGGGTGAATGCGTCTCTCCGGTCAGCGGGCTGCTGGAATAGGGACTGCCACCAAACTCCGTCGTCGTTGACTTGCCATAGATCACCGCACCCGCGGCACGGGCACGGGCCACTGCAGGCGCGTCGGTATCCTGCGGCGCGTCCGGATCGGTGGTCAGCGATCCCTTGCGGGTTGGCATGCCCTTGGTAAGGAGCATGTCCTTTACCGACACCGGCACGCCATCCAGCGGACCCAGCGGCGTCCCGTTTTGATAGCGCGCCTCGGCTGCGTCTGCGGCCTTCATCGCTCCTTCACGGTCCACATGGGCGAAGGCATTGATCATTGGCTCGACCTGATCCAGCCGATCCAGCACCGCGCCAAGAGCTTCTTTCGGGCTCAGCGTCTTGGCGGTGAAGCCGCGGACCATTTCGACTGCGGACATGGAAGCAAGGGAAGTGTCAGTCATACGGTGTCTCCGGCAAGTGCCTGTGTATCGATCCGGCTCGCCAGATGCGCATGATCCTTGATGAACCCGGACAGATATTCCGTCACCGTCTCGGGCGCCTCGATCTGCGGCATATGGCCAATGCCATCCAGAATGGTTGCGGGGCCCTGCCCCACCAGTCCGGCAATCCGGTTGCATTCTGCGGGCGGGCAAACAGTATCCAGCACCCCGCCCATGACAGCCAGCGGCATCTTCAACCCGCTCAGGATATCGCTTCGGTCCCATCCAGCAGAAGCGTTAAGTGCCGCAAGATAGCCCTCGCGGTCGAGACGCTCGAAATCCGAGACCAGTCGCGCGATCATTGCCTCTGTCGCGTCCGCCGGCAGGACCTGATGCGCCACACGGCGAGCAGCATCCGGCCAAACCTCGCCGTCCACGAAAAGTGATTGGCGGCTGGTAACGTAGTCACGGCGCTGTGCAGCATCGAGATGCGCCAGAAAACTGGCCTGTGCACCGGACAGCACAACCGCCCCCAGACGATCAGGCATGAGCGCGCAGACTTCCATCAGGATGCGTCCGCCCATGGAATGGCCAACAGCGATCACCCGGTCCAGTTCCAGGCTGTCAAAAACGCGCAAAAGGTCTTCCGCAAAATCGCGCATCGACGTGACTTGCGGTCCATGGCTTTGCCCGTAGCCGCGCGCGTCCCATGCAAAGGTGGCAAACTCCATCGAGAGCGCCTCCACCTGTGCGGTCCATTGGCCGCGATGCCCGCCGATGCCATGCAGCAGGAAAACCGCAGGACCTGCGCCATTGCAGTTCAGCGCAATGCTGGTCTGTGGATCGATGGATCGATGGATCGTGAAAATGGGACAGCCTCGGCATTTTCAGGGTTTCAGGTCTGAAAGGAGAGCACCTTCAAGACACCGGATTGGTCAAAGATACGAATGGAGGCCATTACGTCAAATGACAAATCATACTAGGGCCATTCAGTTTGGTTATGATCCAATGGCAACTCATCTCCTTAACCGGAAAATGACGCCATTCAGCAGCAATCAACGAATTGCCGCTAGCCTTGATGCGCAAACACAGGCTGCACCCGAAAAACTCGTTGAGGTTGTCCATGAGACTCAAGGCAGATGCAGTGGCTGATCTTTCAGGATCGTTTCCATCGAGAACAATCCGGTCACCGTTTCCAGATCGACCTTCGCAGTCAGCTTTTTGTAGACCCGGTCATATCCCGACATCGAGGTTGTCACGACCTTGATCAGGTAGTCCCAATCGCCACCAATCCTGTGCACGTCGACAATTTCAGGAATACCGGCGAGATGCTTGCGAAACTCCCGCATCCAGCTTTCGCTGTGCTGGCGGGTGCGGATCATCATGAACACCGTCAGATCCAGGCCAAGCAGATCCGCATTCAGACGGGCATGAACCCCTTCGATCACGCCAAGTTCTGTCAGGCGTTTGGTCCGTCGCCAGCACGCATTTTGCGAAAGCCCGACGGCGGCGGCAACGTCACGCTGCGAAAGCGCCCCATCCTTCTGCATGACGGTTAGAATTTTGCGGTCAATGCTATCTAATTCGATCATATGACCCAATATTCTTATATATGACGCAAATTCAAGTGATTTTTTTGGCTCCAAAGCAGATAGATTGTACCACGCAACCAAATGAGAGTGTCGTGATGAACAAGCCCCTTGCCGTAAGTCTTTTTGACCGTTTTCGCTCGAACATCCGAGAAGACAACATTGTGGCAAGCCTGACCGAAGGCCTGATCGGGCATCACGCGATGATTGACGGGCCGTTGGGCAAGAAGCCGTTGATCTATGCTGATTACGTCGCCTCAGGCCGTGCGCTGCGCCAGATTGAGGAATTTGTACTGACCGAGCTGCTACCGTTTTATGCCAATAGCCACACTGAAGCGTCCTATGTCGGCGGCATGATGACCCGCCTGCGCCGTCAGGCGCGTGATATCATTCGCGCTGAATGTCACGCGTCCAAAGATCACGCCGTGATCTTTGCCGGATCGGGCGCGACCGCAGGTATCAACCGGCTTGTGCATCTTTTAGGGCTGACCGAAATGGTCGCACAGGGCAAATCACCGGTGGTTCTGATCGGTCCTTATGAACACCATTCGAATATTCTGCCCTGGCGGGAAAGCGGTGCCGAGGTGATTGAAGTGCCTGAAGCCGAATGCAGCGGGCCTTGCATGCCAACACTCGAAAAGACGCTCGCCAGTGTTGCCGGGCGACCCATCATCGGTGCATTCTCTGCCGCGTCGAACGTCTCGGGGATCACCACTGATGTGACCGAGGTCAGCCGCGTTCTCAAAGCGGCTGGTGCCATCGTGGTCTGGGATTATGCAGGCGCTGCGCCATATCTCCCGATTGATATGTGCCCCGAGCCTGACGCATTAATTGATGCTATTGTACTGTCTCCGCACAAGTTCGTCGGTGGGCCCCAGGCATCCGGCCTGCTGATCTTGCGCCACGACGTGGTGCGCTCCGAGAAACCCACTCTGCCGGGCGGCGGCACCGTGCGGTTTGTATCGCCCACCACCCACGATTATTCAGGCAATGTCGAAGCCCGCGAAGAGGCAGGAACCCCAAACGTCATAGGCGATCTGCGCGCTGCACTTTGCTTTCTGGTCAAGGCCGAGATCGGTCAAGAATTCATCACCCGTCGCAACCGGGAAAATTGCCAAAAGGCAATGCAGGCTTGGGGACTACACCCCAACATCGAATTGCTCGGAAATATCACGTGTGACCGGCTTCCGATTTTTTCATTCCGGTTACGGGATGGCAAAGGTGGTTATGTGCATCAGCAGCTCGTGACACGCCTGCTTTCGGATTGTTACGGCATTCAGGCACGCGGCGGCTGCGCCTGTGCCGGTCCTTATGTGCACCGCGTGCTTCATATTGATGATGACAGCTCAGAGCAAATGCGCTCAGCGATCCTGGCAGGCAGAGAGATCGAGAAGCCAGGCTTTGTCCGCCTGAACTTCAGTTTTCTTGCCACGGACGCGGAAGTTGAAACCATCCTGAAATCGGTGCTGGAACTTGCCGATAGCGCAAACCAGCACGTGGCAGCCTATACATGTGACCCTGCCACGGCGATTTTTACTCCGGCCTGACCGACAGGCAGCTATTCAGGATTAACTATGGTCCATCCACGATTGTCGCTTCCAAACAACTCATATCCATTCTCAGTCAGGATGACTGTATCCTCAAGCTTGATGTAGCCGCGCCTTGGATGCGCCATTGTGGTTTCCACCGACAGCACCATTCCAGGCTCAAACGGTGTGTCCGCATCGGACCCCTGATAGGCGACAGGATGATTTGTCATCAGGAACGGCGCTTCGTGACTGATCAGCCCCATGCCGTGGGCAAAAAAGTCATTATGCGCCGCATTTGGTCCGCGCCTGAGTTCGGCTTCACCCGCGGCGATCATCTCGGCCCCGGTTTTTCCCGGCGCGATCTGGGCAAAGGCAGCCTGCTGCACGGCTTCTACTTCAGCCAGAATGTCGTTGAGTTCCGCATCGGGCTCTCCAAGCACACCCATCCTGCAGATATCGCCGATGTAGCCGTGAAGATTGCCGCCTGAATCAATCGACAACACTTCGCCCTTGTTCCAGGTCTGGTCCGAGCCTGCGCGGATGTGGCTGTCGCCCAAAGTCAGAAGGCAATATTCAAACGTCAGCTCCCGTGCAGTTTCTTCCTGACGCAACTTCTCGATGATCTCGAATTTCGATGTCCCCTCGCCTGAAGCCAGAATTGCCGCCTGCATCGAGGCGCTGATCCGCGCCGTCGCCTCGCGCAACAGGTCCAGTTCCGGTTTTGACTTGATCATCCTCAGACGGGTCAGCAGCATGCTGGCATCACTGAACTTTGCCTGCGGCAGGGCTGTCGCCAGTGCATCAAACCCGTCCTTGGGCATGAAACCCGCCTCAAAACCGATCCGGCCGCTGGCAACGCCGCATTTCTGAAGATGCTCCGCAACCGCCTGCATGGTGTCGACCGAGCCCCAGTATTCCGGATGAAACTCCGGGACCCAGAATGGTGCCACCTTGTGTTCATGGATTTCCATCTTGTTGGCAAAATAGCCGGTTCTGGAGGCATCGCCGCGAACATAGACGAAGGCCGGCAGATAACGGCTCTGGCCAATGGCATCCATGGCAGAGAAAAAGATGAACTGGTAGCCGCCGAGCAGGTAGCGGACATTGTGCTTCGAGGTGGCCACGAAGGCATCAAGGCCTGCCGCCTCCATGGCGGCGTCAAGCTGTTCAAAGCGGTATGGCAGGTCGCTCACCGAATCTGCGTGCATGGGCTGAATGTCGTGCATCATGGTTTGCTCCTTCAATCAGGCATGGGGCGGAGTGACGAGACGGAAATCGGGCAGGTCACGCAACAATTCCTCTGGTCCAGTTGGACTGTAAACGACGAAGAGCTTCATCGGTTTGTCTCCGGTATTCAAGGTGGAGTGAAAGCGGCTTTCGGGCACAAACATCGTGCAACCAGCGCGCACCTGTTCGGTGACCGGATTGCCTTGGGTATCTTCAATCATCTGTTCGCCGTTGCCTTCGAGCACGTAGATGATCTCCTCGGCGCCGGGATGGTTGTGGCGGGAGTGGCCCTTTCCGGGCGGCACATGCACGACACCTGCCGAAAACCTGCCGGCTCCGTTGACCGAAGGGCCGCAGGTGACTGTCAGATGTCCCCAATCAAAGGCAAAACGGTCGACCGCTTCAGGGTAGATAAAAAGTGTCTCGCTCATGCTCCAGTTCCTTTCAGGTTAGGCAGCGATTTGAAGTTTCGAATCTGATCGCGGATTGCGGTTTCGGCCGGCAGTCTCTCTGCCGAACTTGCGCCGTAAAACCCGTGACAACCGTTGCAGTGCGCCAGGACATAGGCGGCATCGTCGGGCATCGAAATCGGTCCGCCATGGCACAGGATGATGATGTCTTTCCGTACCGCGCGGGCAGCAGCGGCAATCTCGTCAATCTGCGCAACGCAATCGTCGAGGCTTTTCGCAGATGTCGCACCAATGCTGCCGCCGGTGGTGACGCCCATATGCGCCACGATGATATCCGCACCGGCCCGCGTCATGGCATCGGCTTCTTCGGCATTGAAGACATAGGGCGTCGTCAACAGGTCAAGCTCGTGGGCGGCTTTGATCATGTCGACCTCGAGGCCGTAGCCCATGCCGGTTTCCTCAAAGCTTTGGCGCATCGCTCCGTCAAACAGGCCGATTGTCGGGAAATTCTGCACGCCGGAAAAACCCATGGCTTTGAGTTCGGCCAAAAATTGCGGCATCAGCACGAAGGGATCAGTGCCGTTAACCCCGGCCAGAACCGGCGTGTCGCGGACCACCGGCAAAACTTCCACCGCCAT is a window from the Hoeflea sp. IMCC20628 genome containing:
- a CDS encoding cupin domain-containing protein yields the protein MSETLFIYPEAVDRFAFDWGHLTVTCGPSVNGAGRFSAGVVHVPPGKGHSRHNHPGAEEIIYVLEGNGEQMIEDTQGNPVTEQVRAGCTMFVPESRFHSTLNTGDKPMKLFVVYSPTGPEELLRDLPDFRLVTPPHA
- a CDS encoding phosphoenolpyruvate hydrolase family protein, whose protein sequence is MPAIPRKEILNRLNTMVAEGRPIIGGGAGTGLSAKAEEAGGIDLIIIYNSGRYRMAGRGSAAGLLAYGNANEIVKEMAVEVLPVVRDTPVLAGVNGTDPFVLMPQFLAELKAMGFSGVQNFPTIGLFDGAMRQSFEETGMGYGLEVDMIKAAHELDLLTTPYVFNAEEADAMTRAGADIIVAHMGVTTGGSIGATSAKSLDDCVAQIDEIAAAARAVRKDIIILCHGGPISMPDDAAYVLAHCNGCHGFYGASSAERLPAETAIRDQIRNFKSLPNLKGTGA